In Quercus robur chromosome 11, dhQueRobu3.1, whole genome shotgun sequence, the sequence agtctTTTTGGCAGTAGCTACAAAAGCCCTTGTGGTTTTATCGTAATACATAGAATCACATTGAGGTTTTAAGTGTAACGCTCAATCCTATGTGATATTGTCCTATGTGTAAACTGCTAATTATGTGACACTTAAACCCCTTGTGAGTTTTTAAATTGTAACACAAAACCCTCCATGTGGCATTGTTTGTGTGAAAAATGTAACTCTAAATATACATGTTATCGCTTGAgttactcttttttcttttctttctttgttaatTTCAAAGATGATTAATAGTTTACACATAAATAATAAGTATTACACTCAAAACTTCAAGAGGGATAATGTGTTTTCAAAGAAACCTCAGAGATGTTGTGTACTTTTCCCTTTCttatgaaaggaaaaatagtgaaacaacagttaaaaatttaaatattagtgataatacaataaaatatatactataaattacaataaatttaaatttagaattgaATCACTAGATTAGATTATAGGCACGAAAGTAAAAATTAGAATGAAACTAATGAGACTATTAGATATAAATCTCACTCTAATTAAAAAAGTCCTTTACCATTGGCAAAAGTCGCAAAACCCATAAATACGTGTAGCATATTTTCTATTTGACTAGCTCCTTGCATCATACATTGCCTAACTGTGTCATCCAATGTCTTAAGGTTATTATGCACTAATAACCCAATGTTTTACCAAATAGAACAATTTTCTTTACTtgaaaattgtcaaaaatagtGAGTTTCAGTTAGGttaactggtaaaattttttatgattgaataataaatctggggttcaatctctacctacaccaaaaactgattgatgtcttggtctgataataatgAGTATAATCATCAGAAGCAGGtgtcataagttaaaactctataaataaataaaaatatgtcaaaTATACATTATTGTATTATAGGTAAATCATATGATGTatctatataattttattgttgtgTTGAGTAATGGTATAGTTGGATgatgataattcaatagttataatggGGAGGAGGAATTTGAACCCTAGACGTGTCGGTTAGAAATGCCAAGAGGTGGTAGTTGAGGGATCAAGATCCTCTAAAGTTTCTAGGgtacctttctttctttttttcttttttgagaaaaaaagttTCTAGGGTACTTAATCgtataaagtttttttaattttaatatttcatctatatatatataaccgaagcctctgaaactcccacaattttcaacgtcagcacaatattaaaaaaaaaaacaaacaaaaaacaaaaaacaaaacataattgAACTTTGCTAAAACCCAATTCTGCCTTTCACTTTCACAAAAACTCATCTATGAGAATGTGATGTGGTTGGCACCAGCATGTTGCCTATTTGCCAAGATGCAAATCTGTTAGAGATTCATCCGCAAAGCGGTGATGTAATTTATTGAGGATGAAGAAGACTATCCCACCGTAAACTCCAAAATAAGCCAGAGAGGTTTTCCAACGAGGATGGAgcaaaaattagaattttttttcttcttttctttcacagtttattattattatttcttttgataGCCACTAATACAATTGTAATCCTATTTATGAATGTAAATACTTTcttataaaatcaaattaataatatttataaatgcTTATAAACACCGAACAGTTgtgacttttcattttttaataggCACTTTTTAGGTCAATAGGTACATTGTTATACagtagacatttttttttttctataaaaaaaaaaaagacttttttatTCAAAAGATACCTTTTTAGTCAATAAACAACTTTTCATTCAATATACACATTTTCGGCCAATAGAaactttgtgttatttttttcaatattttttttaaaataattttatgcatttttgcttactactccaattttttttcctaaaactcATTTCAAACAAATTTAGTAGCTACTCCCGTGTATCGCATggattagcgactagtttttataataaagaaGTCCAAATTTTGCCATGTCATTAATCCACTAGCAAATCCcctaaaataatgttaaaaatataattactcaTAAATGATAATTATTACCTTATATCTTTTACTTAAAcagtatttgaaaaaaaaaggaaaagtcatCCCAGTTAGGTTCCCTTTCCCCTCCTTTTCAATTTGTTTGACAAATCCTTCTAGTTATTGGATAATTTTAAAGAATGAGTGAGAACAAAGGTTAGCCACCACCACTTGGGATGGAGCCATTTTATAGGAAGTTTAGTCAGCTGAGGTTGGAGCAACTATTAGAAATGATAATGGCTATAAGCGAGAAATTATACAGTCCTCATGGTGGACCACGTCATTTATCCCTCATTCCAGTAAAAGACtcctacctatttaaaattgctgagtcagtatttaggttttatttaaaactccacaattttaaacaagcGGAAGTTCTTTTATTGGAATggtggaccacatcacttgtccaccataagaaccttataatttctcgcTATAAGCCTATAACACTGTAGCCTTAAATGCAAAAGAACCACATGTAAGGAGTGCTGGAGAAATGGAGTGTTAACTTTGCTTATTTAGTAAATTGAgttgaaagctcgaaatgtgtgaaaacacaagagcttgtttagacccccaattcaaattatggcttagttgattttacactaacttaatattAAGTGCAGAATAATGTAAACACAAGCATACAAACAcgagagctactctaatccatatttaaagcaacacagcagtaaaatgaaatgaacaaaagtagggaagagagatgcaaacacagataacatcgagacgtgttatcgaagaggaaaccgaaaaactcggtgaaaaacctttccgccgccctccaagcgaaaatcgatccactagacaattagttaggatacatgggtaagcaagagaccctccaagcctaatctaccctctatacctaagccctccaagctcctactccaacaaggcttctcggaatcATGTCTTGTcaagctctccggatcccgcaacaagctccatgttgcatctgtcatccttggcttcttccaatgtttcccagcagcaccaaaacctcactggacactctcaaaaggtgtggtaagtgtttgggctattgacctctcaatggtatggaaatggagaggtaggagatgaggaaaatccacaaacaaatgtgtagagaattgtttggattaacaatttctaactctcaagtgttttagctagggttttctctctgaaactctctcttacatttgtgggtaatgtgtgtataaatagtgtaggcacagaaagtgtgtatcagactAGACAGGCTGGTAgaacagaatgtctcgcgggtgtctcgcgggaaggccttacccgcaagatactcgcgagacacaactgtctccatctggcctgactctttgcattccagtcatgtgcaaggcacatgcttcttttcgcgggatgcttagtcgcgatATACCCGCAaaaactcttcagtcttcaataacttgagtcttcacactctctctcactatcacacaacccttataataaattcccacaacaaatacaaggtacaaaagattgaataaaattacaatcaaatttggcacagaataaaagccaacaaaatacgtATTTGTAAATTAAAACTTTACATGAGTGTCATGCTCATGCACATTGATCGAGAAGGGAACAAAGTTTCCTAGgagttggaaaattcttttgtttaattgaaaagaaaaatgagatgataGACAATctatattgtataaatttattcttATGGCCctagtaaataatttttttaaaaaaatatatcttttaggaaaaaaaaaaaaaaaaaaaaccaaagttgAGGTAAAAGGAATAAAGCCAAATCCCTAacttaaaatggaaaaagaaaaagagaccaTCACTACAAATATGTGGGGGAGGATTGGGGTATTCTTCTCCCActattttctcttcatttttgaGGATTGAATTTTGGTGGGATTGGAGAGAAATTTTATAGACTACCATTTTCACCCCACTATcctctcccaaccaaacacactcattttctattttctctcctcCATTTGGAGTATGTTTGGATCGgttgaaaataggaaaaatggaaaggatagagaagaaaattgagGAGAAAATTTCATCTATCCTTAATTGGTTGAGTTGGAAACACTGAGGAAAGAAAATGGTGGGCCCCAGTATTTTCCATCCAATCCCACAAAAATGCATCTTTCCGAATTGGAGAGAAAATcggaaagaaaatgagaaaagaaacccgaATGACTCTTTTGCCCTTGTTCCCTGTTGTCTTTCCCTTGCCAaagttatgtttttcttttggatgcCGAGAATTTCCTTTCTTAACACAGCTACAGATATGAAAAGAGAATTTGAGCATCTGGGAAGGTGTTTTGCAGTATTGCTAATGGCGAATCAGTGAGAGTAGTGAATAGTGAAAAGAGAACAAATTGCTCAAATTGGTTAAAGCCAAAATAaataggccaaaaaaaaaaaaacatgagtGGCTAAAACAGGGAGGCCATGCAAGACTCCACGTATGAGAAATTCATTACAAAACTAAAAGGCAAGATTAAAGTTGTAGTGTTTCTaattagaccaaaaaaaaaaaatttgaattgttcaAACGTAGACATGCATTAGGAAGaacttattattataatataggGTAAATTCCAGAAAACATCCCTGAGGTTTGGATTAATTACAGTTAGGTCcaagatattttgaaaatgaccaatttggtctttaaaagacaaaaaaacccTTACACTGTTATTACCATTTTTATTTCCTacgttacttttttttttctcaatcctGTCTGTCTCTCTGTTTCCTCTCTTCTTCCTCATACCTCTCATTCCccctctcatcctctctctctctctccaagccGATCCACTCTCCTCCCTCTCAAGCCTCTGTTTCTCTCGTCCATGCCTCTTTTCTTCATAGTGGAGCATGGGTTTGGTGGCTGTGAGTGGTGGTTTAGGTGGTTTTTGCGGTGGTGGTGCATTTTCTAgtggttggttttggtttgttgatgatttttttggtgGGCTCTGATGTggttggtttgtgggtttttttttttctttgggtctTGTGGCCGGCGGTGGTGGTGGGATCTGATGTTTGTGTGgcttgttttgggttttggggtttttttttttctttgggttttctGGTCGGCGGTGGTtttcagtggtggtggtggtggttttcgGTATGGGGTGGATTTGCAGTGGAGGATGCTAAAggttttttggatttgggtctTGATGCTATTTGGCTAGGTTTTATGGCTGGTGGTGGTAGTAGCAGATTTGAGGTTAGAGAGGGAGAGTGGGGTTTTGGCGGTGAGAATCAAAGGAACCGCCAAGAGGGGAGAGTGGGAGAGCAGGTCTGTGAGGAATaaagacaagaaaagaaaagtgtaaCGGAGGGTTAAGAGGGATAACGgtgtaagggtttttttttgtcttttaaggaccaaattggtcatttttaaaatatcttggACCTAACTGTAATTAACCCAAACCTCAGGGGTGTTTTTTGGAATTTAccctataatatattattataactagcctctaagcacacgCTCATGTGCGTGCTCagaggttcttttttttttttttttttgggtaagggttaatttaaagtattcattataattttggatcaatacatttttcaattacaaaaatacctagggatgtgatgaaaaattatttcaccacatataatactcatcacacccctaggttttttttgttattggaaaatgtagtgatccaaaattataatgaatactCTAAATTAAacccttaccaaaaaaaaaaaaaagcttttgagCACGCACATAACCAATAAATCATTTATCCAATTTAACTTTTGTTAACTATAAATATCAATTGGAATGATATTACCAATATTCTGTCGTAATGCACATTGAAAAACACAATAGTAAAAGTTTGGGTTGATTTCCAACCAAATACAGTGAGCAAATTAGATATGTAAAACATTATCTTTCAAACACTCAGATTTACTACAAAAATCAAGTGAAAATGTAATGACCTAATGGACCAATCGGAAGCAAGAGCAactaaatttagttttttttcattaatgtttAGACAATTTTTCATACCTTTGTATAATGCCATCAATGAACAGAAGCAACAACTAAACGCAAAAAGttgtaactttttaaattttctaagttctaaccacaaaatacaaatataatccCAAAGATATTGGCAGTGAGAATTTTATCTTGTACAGGAacgaaaaaaagtaaaagaaagagtgtgtgagagagaaagaaagagatgtgATACTGGTTGCAAACTGCTATCTTCAATCACAACCTTTCCACCAAACCAAATGAAATTCATCATTGAAAACCACTGAAAGAGAAGCAAATAAACACCAACTTCATATCAGGGGAGAAagtgaataattaatttttttttttttttttttgaaagttatcAACCTAGATGGAGATGTAAGCCCTATAAGTATATTTGTAAGCGGTTCTttgtagagaaagagaaatagatgtccatataaaacaaaaaagaaatagatcaaTGTGTGTGGGGTTGGTGACCTTTTTATGGGATAAATCTTCAATTTGCGGAAGTTATCATTGAGTAGTTTtggttaattttaaattttaaatttcaatttgagaatgGTGAGACAAGTGATGATAACGaggtgaaaaggaaaaaaaaaaaacatataagataAATGGATTAGTGGGAGAGAAGAGAGGAAATGTGTGTTATTTAacttgtttttctaattttgttttaaagaaaaaaaaaagggcacgGTTGATTAGAATAAATGGGTTAGTGGGagtgttcctattttgtagtaaacattttttcaaatttatctaaaatttaggagtttttaaattagtaattttacatgtctaacccTATTATTTAAGATTTACAAACAGGTAAATTTGAGAGTATTTTGGATGTCGAAATTGAAGAATCCAAACAagagaagccccttaaatagtagtatagatactTAAACATAGGTgtgtaggggcatttttgaactaaaaaagtgaggaatccaaacagggaaAGCCGCTTAAATGGTAGTATAGataaacatttttcaaaaatatattataataaacctttatttattttgaaagggcatgaaagtaaatttatacaaactacaTTATTTatcttctcattttctttttcatccaaacaaaagatttttctatcctcccaaccaaacacaaatgagtgaaaaattaaatattttctatcctctcagtTATTTAATCgtcccacttttccatcatctcaaCCAAACAGACTCTTTATATTTAggttttcaccccaaccaaataCACTTAAATGACTTCTTGTGTTTTTTACAGAGACCTTGTTTAGGTAAAAGAGATATGGTAATATTATCATTTATgagttgttattttttaaacatcATTTTAGGGAACTTGCTAGTGGATTAATGAAAAGTACCCTAAAAACTTTAGAGAAGATCTTAATCTGATAATTGAGTTAGAAGGATCTTGGCCAAATGGATCTATTTATAGGTTCATAGATAGTTAATGGAAAGTTTGATCCATTTATACACAACTATTATGCCCATtatcttcataaaaaaaaaaaaattatgcccaTTACACACAGAGAAAATCACAATTGATTTACTAACCAACTATAAGCCATAGAtgaaaataacaataagaaTTTCACAACTCATTTATTAATTAGTCTTAAAAGATGCACCAACACTGAATAACTGCTTCTTATTTCCCttctctaattttaatttagatataTCCTAATCTGTCAGAAAAGTTTTTGGCTAAACTCCAACCGGATGCGTTTAAGAACTAGCTAGTCTTGTTAACTGCACACGTTGGATAGAATGAAGCAACAAATCACCGATGCGCACGCAACGCAAATAAGAAAACCACAATGAATGTAATAATGGTTTTAATGCTAAAGGTCTTCTTCTATACTaattttaaaagattaaaaattccGGTACAATCAAACTTTCCCCAAGTTgacatttcaaattttcaatcatatTAATATTAGGAGTATATATTTTCAAGTAACTACGGTAGCAGCCGGAACCAGACACGGTACCAACCTGTTCAGTTGCAACCTAGGAGTAGGACTCACTCTTGACTCTCCTCCAGGCTCtaactaatcaataatcaataaataaaccCACTTACCACTTACCACTACTAGTCTTAGAGGTGGAGCAGAGAAATACTGGTTAAGAAGATTTTGATCATGGGTGGTTCTATTCCTGCTCACAAGTCTGAGTTAGCTCTGACCCAAAGTCCACAGCAGGTCCGAGCCACAGCGAGcgggcctaaaaagaagggAACAGTTCGAGCCTGGTTGGTGCTGAACACAACAGGCCAGGCCCAGGTGTTAGAGGCCGGAAAGTCTGAGATCATGAGCCGCACGGGCTTGCCAGGCAGGGACCTTCGGAGCCTGGATCCAGTCCTGTCATACCCATCAAGCATTTTGGGGCGTGAGAGGGCCATAGTGATCAATCTTGAGAATATTAAAGCCATTGTTACGCACAACGAGGTTCTTTTGCTGAACTCAAGGGACCCATCTGTCACACCCTTTATTGAAGAGCTTCAGAAACGGCTTCACTTTCATTACTGATTGAACTCAAATCCGTCAGTGAGTAAGCAGATGGAATCACTCGTGGAATGTGATGGTTTGCTCGACGAGGGACACCGGTGTGgcgcctgccacaaagtctccgatgccaaagttaggatcacaATTAAACACAATAAAGGAGTAAAAGAtagttttagaatatttttgcatatatcCTCTTCTGTTGGTTGTGTGAAAGTTTTACACCTGAGGCCTTAAGGGCTAgccgttgaggctgttaatgcTTTCTTTAGTAACGCACCTGGtcagtaatgagacttttaagaaGCCCTCCAACGGTCTTCTTGGTCGATTTGGTAATTGCTTGGATCattgattgactgcattgaataactctctgccttcgtcagtgatgatggctTTCTTCGTTGTTTCTGATTACCTCGTCATAGATGATTCTCTCGTCATTAATCTTATCTTCGTCAGCAGGATGTAGAGTCGTCATTCCCgtcagttgccccccaggttctggGGTCGTCGGTGACCCGTCATGACGATcacagaagatgaaaagtttttcttgtGACTCTTGGGGTTCTGTTTCGCCTTTAATGCTTAGTGGCGGCGCTACACGCAATCATGGCCACGTGGCGCTTGATGGTCTGTGGAATtaatggcatgacccttgggtttcccgctggTTTTTCAATCGTTTTTGGCCCACATTTAAAACTTCTCCTTTTCAACTTTTCGTTTACTTCTCGGAGAGCAAAAGCAAACCAAATTTTTTAGTGATACTCTGAATGTTTTGAGGCTTCCTTTCTTCTCCGATTTGCCTTGCGCTGTGCTTCTGCCCTTCCGCCATTGGAGGTAcgttcttctttcctttttctttcttcttttcttcttttactgcAGCATAATTTCTGATTTGCTATTCCCTTTTCGCTTCTATTCTGGTGttggcttttgtttttcttttggggtttcAGTTTCGTACCTTGTTTTTCCGCCTTTTGATTTCTGTATTTTCCATGGTTGATAGCTTAgaggttaggatagcttgtcCGTCGATCTCCTTCCTTTTCGCGTGTCTAGGGGGGTCTTTGGGTACTTacccttttttagaaaatttt encodes:
- the LOC126707161 gene encoding magnesium transporter MRS2-3-like, producing the protein MGGSIPAHKSELALTQSPQQVRATASGPKKKGTVRAWLVLNTTGQAQVLEAGKSEIMSRTGLPGRDLRSLDPVLSYPSSILGRERAIVINLENIKAIVTHNEVLLLNSRDPSVTPFIEELQKRLHFHY